aaaaagagagagagaaaaaaaaaaaacaaaaacaagaacaacaacaagaatatCTGCACAATAATCAAAGCGCACTTGACTTTCAGATCCGTTCGTGTATGTATGTTTTAAAATCTGTAGAGCTTATCGGCGTCGGTCTATCGGAAGGGAATTTGgctttgaagaaaaatggcTCAATGTCAGAAAAGGCGGTCGTTGAATCAGTCTGTGAGCATCCCTAATTAGAACTTGTGCAGTGCAGAGCTTTGAAGTCTCGGTTTTGTTCGAGAGCTATAATTGCTCGAGGCGTAGGAGACGTGGGACGACGCGACGTGGCGAAATCTCGAAGATCATCGGCGAACGAGCGATCGAGCGATCGAGCGAGCTTTCGATGAGCTTGCGGCTCCGTACGCGGATATATGTGCCGATTAGATGATCTCCTCGGGATATATTAGCGAGATCGGTAACGATAACCGGCGCAGTGAAAGCCGGTCGCCGTTGCAAAAGTCTGCACAATTCGATCGCGCCAAGTTCGGACAAGCACTGATGAAGATGGTTCAGCAGACACCCGCGTAGCTTCGATCGCCGCTCGATCAACGGTGTTGATCGAGCTTCACGTATGTATTATTGACACGAGAGTGCCTCTGTGCGTGGGTGTGTGTTTCTCGATCGTGGACACTagctttcgtttcgtttcgtttaatTAAACACCAGAAGAATTGTATATCGCGAAATGGATCGTCGatatacaattattttctcgACATAAATCCTTTCCCGGATCTACACACCCGATTGCAACCGACGACTGACTGCATGCACGGACTGAAGTCTTCTTGCACTTCGAATTATCTCAAATAGCGATGCTAACAAGTACACTTCGTCAAATACTTGCCGCAGCAATTCACCTCCCATTATCTATCACTTccgccgatttttttttttttttttttctcccctccttcttttttttttctatcttctcttcctcctcttgCACACGCATTTTTCTCAACATGCAATTCAACCGTCGCGAATCGTCGTCACCGACGACTCTGTGAGTCAACGCTTCTTCTCGTTTAGcctatgtgtatgtatgtatatatatatatatatatatatatgcatacatgagTGTACACGTCGTTGCATTGATGCTTTGTCATCGATGAACAGTACATGTTTTCGCTCTGTAGACAGCACTAATTGCCGTAAACAATGtcgcaaaaataatacacataACTGTATAGTACATACGTGGCATACTGCAGGCGTAtacatttttcttatatttttgttaatctcgttttttactctgtctctaattttttttctgatatttttttttttttttttttttttaaattctatttttacttcctattttttttccgatatatttttttttttttttctcgcttgcCGTGTACGAACAATTAAGTGGAATAATTACACTGTTTTTCCCTAATCACGAAACGTGACTCTGAGGCTGCGGCAAGCTTCGGTTTCTCAGAAAAAGGATGGcggaaggggggagggggggggggggagaattACTTGTCAAAATAACACCATGATTGTTATTGCCGACGACGCTAAGCATCGTCGGTGAACTTTCCTTCTTTTtgctctgtgtgtgtgtgtgtgcttaTAATTGTACATgcattataagtatatatattgttgaaattatacatcaatcgttaaatattgtttcaattgACGCAGCTGAATGAGCAATATCATTTTCTTACGAACCACCTTCGTACTGTCTgttaggtatattatatatatatatatatataacaggaCGTGTgtcaagtttgaaatttaactCGTTAATTGAGATTTTTAGTGCTAAATAGGCAGACAGTGTAAGAATTGTCAAGTTTATTCATCAGAAGACGTGCTTTGAAGTCGAGAAACTTTTGTGAAAAGGAAGTTATGAATTAGGTGTGGATTTTTAATCGATAACGGTTTTTTTCCTGCAAATCTGAAGCAATAGTGTCCGATTGTTgtagtaaaaaagttttttttttttttctaatagcCGCAGTGTACTCAACTCAGTAACGTATATGATCAATTGATACGGAATAAATTAACGgtctaatttttcattatgttTTAAcgttaaaaggaaaaaaaaaaaaaactttatctcAACGACGATTCGACTGatatttcagataattttaGCTAAATCCTCGCACTGCAGTTCTACCGCTGAAAACTCTTTGTTTGCGATAATTATTCGTTTGTAATTATAACAACTGAATTATCTAtaaactttgataaaaaaaaaaaaaaaaataagagagtgataataaaattgcagAACTTAATGTCCTCGATTTTCCTTCGATTATTATACTCGCATTTTGTTATTAGAAATCGTTTATTTAGACAGTTGACGTGTATGGCGGTTATAGTTGGATAAAAAACACGCGTGTATGACACACTCCGTATAATGCATCgcataataacaacaacaacaataataataataataattggagGAACAATTTTTGGACGCAGGAAATTGACTTCACGaatatttcatcaaatattaaaagcgtaataattttattattgtctGATTCTGATCCGTTTGCCAAATTTcacgtttaattattatttttcgcagCCGATGAATTTCACGAACAATCGAATCATCATCGTTACTCATAgttgtataaattaaataacagtaatgaattttttgacacgcaataataattgaccgcaaattttttttttttttttttttctactcttatTCTGCCGAAACACTATTTTAGCCAAGGTTTCAAAAACGCTAGTTCTTCATTCATACACGTGACACTGTTTTCATTGATTCAAATAATAACGGAGCTTAATTCATAAAATTGATTACAACGATCGAGTGCGACCGACCTCtatttatagtatatatatatatatatatatatatatatatatatatatatatatatatatatatatattttattccctTGCGTCGTATAGTTGCACGCGTTTGATATAGAGATATCAAATCTTATTAAAGCACTTCCTGAAGTACCGCGTTATATTATAACTCTGTAGATAACGGAGTGTCTCGGTAAGATTTGATAacggtttgttttttttgttttttccttctctttggTCTTTTTCTTACAAATGGTGATTTCACGTCATGATCTTATCTTCCGTATGGTTATAATAAATGGCTAACAGTGACGAGAAATCGGTGTGGGGGTAAACAAAAAGGATACCCAAatcaaaagaagaagaagaagaagaagaagaagaagaaaaacagaaaagagaTGAACGTGAAAACAAGGTTAGACATTTTTAACACTTGAGAATAGTTGACAACAAGTCTGTCACACGCGTTGACAAGTAAAAAGTCTTTTCCGACGATAAGGCGTGATTCGGTATAGCTGATCGTTAATATCCGTGTATTTTTAAATGacaaaatgtttgaatttcaAGTTGAATCGTAAGAAACATGAACGAGTTGTGgaattaatataaaattattgaaattaagtAAGAATAAGTTATTATAGtgtggaaaataataataataataataataataataagaagaagaagaagaagaagaaaaaggaagtaATTGCAGTAAGACTTTTATATCGATCTATTCGAAGATTAGATTATTGGATGGATTCGTGTACAGAAATAGCTTTGCTCGTTTATAGATATACTTGCCTTGAGGTAGCCGATCATCATCGACCACGGATATCAgttttattgtattatatatacctggAATCGTGTTTATTGCATTGCATATCTTACCTCCgtaggtaaaaataaaaataaaaaaaagggaggaAAACAAGGAAAAATCGCACGAATGATTTTTCCCTGTATTTTCATCGTGAGTGAATAAAtgagtgtaataaataaatacaggGAAATTGAAGagcgtaaatttttattacacattatttttacatctttaCCAAtgttgtaaataataaaaagaaacaacaccatacacacacacacacacacagatcAACGCATACAAGCGCATGTTTGTTTCaagtattcatttattcatttatttatttatttatctatagAAGTTTATAATTATTGGCACGTCTATGGCTTATAATACTGCGAATggttaattgaattaaattatatcGCCACGTGATTTTCTGCGCTTTGTCATTTAACAAAATTCACCATCCGAGCGATCCATGAAGATTTATAATTGACACCGGAAATTCATCGCAACGTCGAGACGAAATTAATGCGATTCTTTGCAACGCCGTGCACTGCAGACACAATGCGAGAGTCGCGAAGATAGTCAGCTTctgtagaaataaataaatacataagtcactgacaatgaatataaaaagtgAGTGTCAGAGgaatgaattatatatacataaaaaaaaaaaaaatttccatcaaaCAGAATCGAAAAGTTAttcgattcgaaaaaattttacaatcgcTGCAACGCGTCtttcgaataacttttaacgaaatttttccTAATTCGAATTTAATGAGATCGTCTATTCggaaatatattaattattaaacttttttcccaGTCTTATTATCactaatgaaaatataaattttatccaatTAAAAATAGTGTGTGTTTGTACACCTGTGTAATTCCTCGCAAAGCCTTGCGTCcttgtttcattattattgttaacatTATAATTAGTTTTCCGTACaagttgataaatttatttatgtgcaaaaaaaaaaaaagtgcataGAATTTTAGCGactaataatttattcacaacATGAGGATcgctattatttttcaataattatcgaTAGTGGAAAAGTTGCGaagagttataaaaaaaaatgtaaaacgtGTGAGAcatgttttaattattttgttcatcatcattattattattattattattattattattattattctaataCCTacttgtatataaatatagagaAAATTCTGGCATCGTATTCTAGTTCACCACAGCCGTAGATTCAGTTTTCCCAAGATTAGCTTCCCTTGGCAAAAAGAAGGTCAGAGCTCCGCCAACTGTGCGCaaagtaattaattacattgcGTGATTAAATTCGTAAAGTCTGGTGGGATGCGGATAGGCGACGGTTATTTTGAACAGTGTATAATAAGGCGTCAACCGGCATATTTTGAATCAAAAATCACCGTAATAATAGAGCTGATTGTTGTTCTAATTGCGAGATCAAGCTAATAATTAAgtctgtatgtatattagggtggcgcaaaaaaaccgatttttttttttttcttgagtctcgtgtgacaaaatgttattttttgatgttttaagagcccactccaaaggatagtacaaaaaaaaatttttaagaggtcgcttcacattttttaaaacgtcagaaatcgtcgaaaatcgatttttttttttttttttttttcgttacggtataattttatagacgaaataaaaataagtttccgaaagtttcggttcaaaatttgaatttcgaaaggtcgctcataattttttttcaattttttgctgcatttctttagatcttttcgagcgaccttttaatattcatattaaaatttcataaattttttttctttaatttagtatgaaagaatcgataacaatacaccacgacatgaattaaaaatcaaacaaaatactgaaaatacattttttttaatttaattttttgatgatttttgacaatcttaaaaatttggagtgacctcttaaaatttctttttgagCTATCCTTTGGAGcaggctcttaaaacatcaaaaactaacattttgtcacacgagactcaaaaaagagaaatagtcggtttttttgcgccaccctaatgtatatttataatatatacactaGGGTGCTGGTTAATTTTCAACACATATTTCCCACCCTGGAATCGATAGATAATGGTGAAAAAACGGTGtgtgaattatttcagatttttagctTGATTAGTTTgatattaaaagtaaaaagaaacgaatttcagttttcgaagaaaattagaaaataaaaagtaaaatcgcTATTGGacaatcttttttatttaatttggaTATTTGAAActggaaacaaacaaaaaaacaaaaaatgtatcaacttacgaataagaaagaagaaaactatgttgtttatttcatttttgctCTTTTTTTACTCGAACATTAGGAAGAAGaacgtttttatatttttaacgtttacattttatttgaaacaaatatGGTACGTATAAATTTGTAACATGATAAAATCACTATTAAATACGTATTTctacaaaaattctttcatttttcgtcattttcgattcgtttctttttttcttatcaaataaaaagaattgaacgatagcttgtttctatttttattctaagctgattggttttttttccaatttcaaatcgatttcggcACCTTTTCCAATCAagctaaaaatctgaaataattgacGGACGGGTTTTTCGTCATTAACTATCGATTCCAGGGACGAAAAGGATGTGTTGGAAATTAACGACCAGTTTCGTATGTACACGGATGTATGCATAGTGCGTGCTATTATTGGACCCCCACTTTACGTTGAGAATAGGAGACAGGAAGGTTGGGATATATTTAGACCGAAACTCACAGAACAGTAGGCCAGCGACTACCGCAATCGGAACAATGCAATGAAGGTCCAACAGGTAGCCGAACATCAGGTTCCCAATTAGCGCGCCGGAACGACCGCATAATGCAGAAAACGACGCCGCGATTACCCTGAAAACGAACAGCAGCGAGCATGAAGTCTATTTTTGGATAGATTTTTCAagcccaatttttttcttacggcatgggcattgaaaagtctactttttgtggcagttttcgttccgtaaagtgacgctttatacggcaacGAACAAAGTTgtggaataaagtctttattccgcagttttgatgcgcagttcgaagtgcgcatcccaaactgccgaataaagtagcttcgttgAACGGATCGCGACtgaacctcactcttcgttttgcttttcaatgcccataccgtaaaaaatattgtatttggCATACCCGTAAGCCGTTTTTTGGCGCGGATAATTTCAGGACTCGCTTCCGGCCCGCCTTCAGCTCGtactgaaatctttatccttgccaaaaaaacaagcGGTTTACAGGCATGCCACATATATAGCTATTAtcctttctcttttcctcctgattttttataatttttggaaCTTTCTTCAATTTGTGCGAATAAAGTGCAGAGTGGAAAGTTTTTGAACGACCAACGCGATGCTGAATCGACAGAAATAACAATAAGATAACAagtgtttcttatttttttctatatgttatttaaaatattttgggGGGGCCCATTTTGCcccaaaattttctgaaacatcaaaaattttaaggtgtccactttgccccaccgtCCTCTACTTGTATTATGGTGACTCCCGAAGTTCTTCCAAGGAGTTGTGAAGGTTCGAAAAGCGAACCTTTAGGTACCAATCGTATTACCTTAAATGTGTGGGATAGAAGGTGACCAGCACACAGTAAACCACACTGACTCCCATCGAAGTCAAGGCTTCGAATATGCAAGAAACGATTAGATTCTGCGTCGATGAGGTTACGAAGAAGAGACCAACCGCTGCAGCGCCCGATAACACAGTGCTGACGactgaaaaacgaaacagtACATTGTGTAACAACAACGTTACGCGTTTTCTCACGAAGcatgaaattgaggttagagtCGCGTAGCGTCAGACTTATTCGCGACAGCGCATCCGCAGTAcggaaaagaccacttttctgtactgcgcgcatgcgcgttCGACCATCGTGGAAACTGGTGCTTCGTGTGCGGAAAAAACGAGTCAAAAAACGCGTTACGTAAAAGTACAATTTCAATTGAGCTTTGATACTtacctaaaaaaaatctgtacccCAGACGTCCGATGCACATGGGCAGCCAAACGCTGGTGGGAATGCAGGCCAGGCCCAGGAAAATTGTGTAGAGGAAAACGGAACCCTGGAGTTTGGTATCACATCCAAATTCGTTGACGACGTTTATCTGCTGAAGATCGTTTGAGGTAATTCTACACACTGTCATTGGCCAGGCTCCGAGGAGGCGGGTTTTAACAGAGGTGGGTTGAGTGAAGATCGATAATTTATAGGTAGTAATtttcttaaggtgcttataaagacccggtgtacacctcgaaaacgcggggatgcaaaactcctataccgcttaagcgattagagtgaaacttgggcagttaatgccttattttggcaaaaagtggagcgtctttttactttttcaaaatttggaaaaaagttttacagattggttaccacccacagaaattggccaaattttcacagtcgcACTGATTGGATCGAACTATctggtatgatgccactcggcggtgataaaacacacattttgagctcagtcccatgagatttgatggtgaaatgacaaaatggcagctgatctggttttcgattacgaagtacaccgaaatctcattttggcgacatttgttaccgacattacgcgcatgccatATTAAAATTGCGCTATTTAATCGGGACTGAGGTCATTTGAAAGAacttaaaaaaagtgtaaaacgcagttctttttttttttttgttttgctttgaaattcattagTCAAAATTTTGGATACTTACACCGTTTTGCAGTATCATCCTTGAATCGATACCCACCGTGGTAGAGTTGGCGACCGGAACGACGACGGGAAGGGAACAAACGCCAGCAGAGCTGCCCGGATGTTCCCTTTCGAACTCGGCAAACCTCTGGAAGAGTTCCGGGAACCAGCTCATCAGGGTGTAATAAGCGGCCGTCATTGCAAACTGGATGGCAGCCGTGAGAAGTGTTATCGTCAGGTACGGTGGCCGGAGTATCGTCATCGTGTGCTTGACGATGTCGCCTAACATTTTCCCGAGCAGCTTCTTCCTGCGCTTTATTTTTACCGGTGAAATTACACCGTCGCTTGAAACTACCGCCAATTTTGCTTCCAACGGATCGCCGCCACTCCCAACAAACTTCACCTGCACCAAAAATAAGTGATTCTTGTTTATAATACTGAATTTTAGCAGACGACGCGACGGGCCGTGCAGTCGTTACGAATTCGTTCTGTGATCCTGCGTACCAGCCACTACTTACGGGATAATTTTCGGCCGGCATTCCAGAGTTCTCTGCGTACATCTGAGCCAGGATCTTCATCGCTCGGTCGTCCTGACTATCTTCGAATAGGTACTTTGGTGATTCTGGAAAGAAGAGGAGCACCGCGCTGAACGAAAGAGCTGGCAGCGAGCAGATCAGGACGAAGAGGTTCCACGAAGCGAAGGAGAAGTTGCTCGAGGTGTAGCGGAACGTCATTGGGATGATAAGCCAAGCCAGCACTGTGATAGGAAGATTCATTGTGACGGTCAATCATAAAAGTGCCTGTAGATACGTGCCTTCGAGACGTGGAGGAGTTCGAAGACACAATGGTCGCAAAACAAGTTCCAAATTTTACACGGTCGTTTGTGTCAATCTATTCTGGATATATTCTAAGGATGAAAAATCTTGAGCTATGTTAATTGGTTGGCTAAAAAAGATCTCGTTCGTCAAACATCCTCGGGCAGATTATGAATTGTTTGAACGAACTACGATGGCGGCTACTTTGTGACCGGAAGTGAGGTTATAGTGGGTTACATAGTTTAGTTGACATACAAGGAAGCAAGATGATCCCAAAAGTCCAAGCCATCTCCAGCCAGCAGAGAATTGTCTCTCTTAATCTCTTGGGTTGAAATTCACCGAGATATGGAAATATCATGGCACTCTGTCCGGTGATGCTGGAAAaggaatatttatatataggtTCTGCAGAGGTATTCAAGGCCAAATATTTCAGCCATTATCGTGTAGCCGTCGGTTTCACTCACGCGAATCCGTTGAGGAACCTGAGGAAAGCAAAGACCCAATAATTCGGAACGAAAGCTGATATGAGTCCAGCACATCCGTCGAGGAAAAGCGCTGCCAGCAGCGCAGTTCGCCGACCTTTAATGTCCGCCAAACATCCCCAGAAATATGAGCCACAGACCATGcctgaaaaatgaagatgaacCTGAAGCTGAATCACACTTGAAGCAAATGATaagcgacgacgacgatgatgataatgatccTCTGATGCGATGTCAACCGACATGTCGTGAATGAGGATATCGGAAAATGGTTCCTTCCATGGCTTTTTGACAGCAGTCATCGGTCAGCCTATCCAGCTTTCGTCACTCGCTGTTTATCGATTAAAAACTAATTTCCACCGTGTACCATAATCCACGTCGTACGACATCGTTTAGTTAAAAGTGATACAGTATCACGCGGTGCCTCCATGAGTTGGATTGTCACGTGATCTCACTAATGGCAATTGGACACTTGACCGTTACGAGTATCGAACAGTTCGATCGACGCTTCGGGCCAATTTAGGCATCACGTGAGAGGCTGTGTGCAGTTAATTCGACGTTCGAAATGACGTTGAGCTTTTGTCATAGACTCCAAGACGAGGAATGGGAGAGGCGGAAATGTCGGGCAAAAACTGAGAGACGCGATCCTGAAGAACCTTTCTGAACGACAAGGTGAATTCGATCAAAAAACGCAATAAGATGATTAGATTGTTGCGTTGGATTACCGAGCATCGGTGCGGCGGTCAACCGACCCTTATCCTCGGTCCTCATTTCGAAGTCACAGGCAGCCGCAGGTACGATCAGACCCGAACTGCTGGCCCCGAGTCCGGTGTTCATGAACACCATTGAGCAAACGACGAAAAGTTTGTagtgaaattttccaaaacctGTGGTAAAGATAACGATCATGTTGGACTTTTGAGGGTTGAATGGTTGTCAAGTGCAGCGAAGGGTCTTCTAGTAACAAGACAGGGTAAACTATTGGCGTCTACATCACGCCGAATGTTGTAATAGTGGAAAATAGGCCAATTCCCAATTGCTTATGGTTGGGTTTGCGTTCAGACTTGTCCCCGATTTACCTGTTTGATCAACTGCATCTTGGACTTCACTCTCTAACGGCGGTTTTACACCTGttcaaacagaaaaaatgtCATCGGTATTATATACTGTAACCTTCCAAGCCGATACTGCGACCCCTTTAAATTTAGACTTGCTATTAAGGAGAACCCCGATTCATAGGGCCGAAAAATTAACTCAAACACACTATGATTTTGACTAATTATTGAACTACTGCAGTTCAATTTAAGGAAAAACTATTGAACCAAGTGAGAACAGAGATGAAATTTGATGTGTATCAAATGAGgatttctttcgaaaaaatatttatcagtaaaaattttgagtgaCTTGTCAATTTCTTTGCACCAGTCAGATTTTATGGAATGGAAATCGGATATTTCTTTCAGGGtttagataattttattttacttagtGACGTTAGTTTTATACAGACCTTTTGCGCGTTGTTGACTTTCGACTCCCATAACAGCTTTGTTAccgttaaaaattgtacgttgTAAAAACGTAGGTAGAAAATCAACTCCGAAGAGAATTCACCTCCGTCCGACGCTCTCGTCagtcgaaaaataatatccaaATAGAAGGAGGAAGCTACATCACAGCGAGCGACGTTGATGCCCTTAAGTAGTTACACACGTGtgaaaagaataagaagatcaggatgaaggagaagaagagaagttgaatatttttaatgattactcgcaattgaattttatttgggTCAATTTCGAAAGGTCAAATGGAGCGTTTCATGTTAAACTGTTTGTTATCCATACACAAATTATTACCCGAGAGCTAATTTCTTCACACTCTGCATATCATTCTCCGCTGATTCACACTAACAAAACTAAGACAATTATAATTACGAAAACGTCAATTGACCAACTTTCAGACGAATATAAATCACGTACTTTAGGTTGATTCTTGTTTAGTCCGTCGAA
This portion of the Diprion similis isolate iyDipSimi1 chromosome 7, iyDipSimi1.1, whole genome shotgun sequence genome encodes:
- the LOC124408093 gene encoding synaptic vesicle glycoprotein 2C-like isoform X1, which gives rise to MGVESQQRAKGVKPPLESEVQDAVDQTGFGKFHYKLFVVCSMVFMNTGLGASSSGLIVPAAACDFEMRTEDKGRLTAAPMLGMVCGSYFWGCLADIKGRRTALLAALFLDGCAGLISAFVPNYWVFAFLRFLNGFAITGQSAMIFPYLGEFQPKRLRETILCWLEMAWTFGIILLPLLAWLIIPMTFRYTSSNFSFASWNLFVLICSLPALSFSAVLLFFPESPKYLFEDSQDDRAMKILAQMYAENSGMPAENYPVKFVGSGGDPLEAKLAVVSSDGVISPVKIKRRKKLLGKMLGDIVKHTMTILRPPYLTITLLTAAIQFAMTAAYYTLMSWFPELFQRFAEFEREHPGSSAGVCSLPVVVPVANSTTQINVVNEFGCDTKLQGSVFLYTIFLGLACIPTSVWLPMCIGRLGYRFFLVVSTVLSGAAAVGLFFVTSSTQNLIVSCIFEALTSMGVSVVYCVLVTFYPTHLRVIAASFSALCGRSGALIGNLMFGYLLDLHCIVPIAVVAGLLFFGGALTFFLPREANLGKTESTAVVN
- the LOC124408093 gene encoding synaptic vesicle glycoprotein 2C-like isoform X2, translating into MGVESQQRAKGVKPPLESEVQDAVDQTGFGKFHYKLFVVCSMVFMNTGLGASSSGLIVPAAACDFEMRTEDKGRLTAAPMLGMVCGSYFWGCLADIKGRRTALLAALFLDGCAGLISAFVPNYWVFAFLRFLNGFAITGQSAMIFPYLGEFQPKRLRETILCWLEMAWTFGIILLPLLAWLIIPMTFRYTSSNFSFASWNLFVLICSLPALSFSAVLLFFPESPKYLFEDSQDDRAMKILAQMYAENSGMPAENYPVKFVGSGGDPLEAKLAVVSSDGVISPVKIKRRKKLLGKMLGDIVKHTMTILRPPYLTITLLTAAIQFAMTAAYYTLMSWFPELFQRFAEFEREHPGSSAGVCSLPVVVPVANSTTINVVNEFGCDTKLQGSVFLYTIFLGLACIPTSVWLPMCIGRLGYRFFLVVSTVLSGAAAVGLFFVTSSTQNLIVSCIFEALTSMGVSVVYCVLVTFYPTHLRVIAASFSALCGRSGALIGNLMFGYLLDLHCIVPIAVVAGLLFFGGALTFFLPREANLGKTESTAVVN